A window of the Desulfobacula toluolica Tol2 genome harbors these coding sequences:
- the cphA gene encoding cyanophycin synthetase, which yields MIDIKELRALRGPNRHTRHTAIFMVLDINEYESRPSDKIKGFSDRLLTLIPTLQSHGCSIGKPGGFIQRLQNGTWAGHIIEHIAIELQCLAGMEVGYGKSLSTPQKGTYIIVFRYLVESAGLKAAKDAVSLFEAVAEGKEFDVNKIVSDLKVLREEDMLGPTTWSIVKEAKSRGIPFIRLNQDSHIQLGYGAGQKRIQASITSNTSAIAVETADEKTAVKVYLKKAGIPVPNGRVVTTQDEAMDAFNEIGTAVVVKPDVGNHGNGSTINITNPDQLKKAFQAAKAYHPDVIVEEYVHGGDYRLLVIDGKFIAAARREPAHIIGDGKSSINDLIKQVNSDPLRGFGHEKVLTQIEVDEMTERLLSLNGLSINSVPQEKQIVYLKATANLSQGGTATDVTDEVNPDIRLMAERAARIIGLDCVGIDALAEDISQPLGPSGIKVVEVNAAPGFRMHLEPTKGRPRNVAKPIVDMLFPEGYIQVPVLAVTGTNGKTTTCKLIAHTLKYSGKKVGLTCTTGIAIDGNSILTGDYSGPEGAGIVVREPTVDHIVLEIARGGIVRRGLGVDEVDVGVLLNIGEDHLGTDWIESQDELCMVKSTVVEVVKKTGTSVLNADDNASMSVLERARGNIILFSLDPENPKIKKHIREGGTVIILDGRNAVIRTMVLDIIVCTLEEIPITFGGIIDFNTANALAAIGALHGLGLTLEQIRNGIMTFYPSANQNPGRMNLFDFQKYKVLLDYGHNTDSARALARLLPRLSPGRKIGLSHGTGNRTNEQLIDYGKALALVYDYIMLTDFDPRNRPLGETPKLVYEGLIRGGFSKENIEIIQDPEKAVDYIFSKVKKGDLLVIQPDELEPVMGQIMERYRQTITLPT from the coding sequence ATGATTGACATAAAAGAGTTACGGGCACTGCGAGGTCCAAATCGGCATACTCGCCATACAGCTATCTTCATGGTTTTGGATATCAATGAGTATGAGAGCCGACCTTCGGATAAAATAAAGGGATTCTCAGATCGTTTATTAACGCTTATTCCAACACTTCAGTCGCACGGTTGTTCCATTGGAAAACCCGGCGGATTTATCCAGAGACTTCAAAACGGAACCTGGGCCGGTCATATTATTGAACACATTGCCATTGAGCTTCAATGTCTGGCTGGAATGGAAGTTGGATATGGGAAATCGCTGAGTACACCCCAAAAAGGAACATATATTATTGTCTTCCGCTATCTTGTCGAATCCGCAGGATTAAAGGCGGCCAAAGATGCCGTATCCCTGTTCGAAGCGGTTGCGGAAGGCAAGGAGTTCGATGTCAACAAGATCGTATCCGATCTCAAGGTTCTGCGTGAAGAAGATATGCTTGGTCCCACCACCTGGAGTATTGTTAAAGAAGCAAAATCCAGAGGCATTCCTTTTATTCGACTGAATCAAGACAGCCATATCCAGCTGGGTTATGGTGCCGGCCAAAAACGGATTCAAGCCTCCATAACCAGTAACACTTCTGCCATTGCCGTGGAAACCGCCGATGAAAAAACAGCAGTAAAGGTGTATCTAAAGAAAGCAGGGATACCGGTTCCCAACGGACGGGTGGTTACAACCCAGGATGAGGCCATGGATGCGTTTAATGAAATCGGCACGGCTGTTGTTGTAAAGCCGGATGTGGGGAATCATGGCAACGGGTCTACGATTAATATTACCAATCCTGATCAATTAAAGAAGGCTTTTCAAGCAGCGAAAGCTTACCACCCCGACGTGATTGTTGAAGAATATGTTCATGGTGGAGATTATCGGCTCTTGGTTATAGATGGAAAATTTATTGCGGCAGCCAGGCGGGAACCAGCCCATATCATTGGTGACGGAAAATCGTCCATCAACGATCTGATTAAACAGGTAAATTCAGATCCGCTTCGTGGATTTGGACATGAAAAAGTGCTGACACAAATCGAAGTTGACGAAATGACTGAAAGGCTCTTATCCTTGAACGGGCTGTCTATAAATTCCGTTCCACAAGAAAAACAGATCGTTTATCTTAAGGCCACAGCCAATCTCAGCCAGGGAGGGACTGCCACTGATGTTACAGATGAGGTGAACCCGGATATCCGGCTTATGGCGGAACGGGCTGCCCGTATCATCGGATTGGATTGCGTTGGCATAGACGCTCTGGCCGAGGACATATCTCAACCCCTTGGGCCATCCGGCATAAAAGTTGTTGAAGTAAATGCCGCTCCGGGATTCAGGATGCACCTGGAACCCACAAAAGGTCGGCCCCGGAACGTGGCAAAACCCATAGTAGATATGCTCTTTCCTGAAGGTTATATCCAAGTTCCAGTTTTGGCTGTAACAGGAACAAATGGTAAAACCACTACCTGTAAACTCATTGCCCATACATTGAAATATTCGGGGAAAAAAGTCGGCCTGACCTGCACAACCGGGATTGCAATTGATGGAAATTCAATTTTAACAGGCGATTACAGCGGGCCGGAGGGGGCCGGAATTGTTGTCAGGGAACCAACAGTAGACCACATTGTTCTGGAAATAGCCCGTGGTGGAATTGTACGCAGAGGCCTTGGTGTTGATGAAGTGGACGTAGGAGTATTGTTAAATATTGGAGAGGATCACCTTGGAACAGACTGGATTGAATCCCAGGACGAATTATGCATGGTAAAATCAACAGTGGTAGAAGTGGTCAAAAAAACGGGAACCTCTGTTTTGAACGCAGATGATAATGCTTCAATGAGTGTTCTTGAACGAGCCCGCGGAAACATAATTTTATTTTCCTTAGACCCCGAAAACCCGAAGATAAAAAAGCATATAAGGGAAGGGGGAACCGTTATCATCCTGGATGGGAGAAATGCTGTTATCAGAACGATGGTATTGGATATCATCGTCTGCACACTCGAAGAGATTCCCATTACATTTGGCGGTATCATTGATTTCAACACGGCCAACGCCCTTGCCGCCATTGGTGCCCTTCACGGACTTGGGCTGACCCTTGAACAGATTCGAAACGGAATCATGACATTTTATCCATCGGCAAACCAGAATCCGGGCAGAATGAATTTATTCGATTTCCAAAAATATAAGGTTTTATTGGATTACGGCCATAATACTGATTCAGCCCGTGCATTGGCAAGGTTATTACCCCGCCTATCACCAGGAAGAAAGATTGGTTTATCCCATGGAACAGGCAACCGGACAAATGAACAACTGATAGATTATGGAAAGGCGCTGGCTCTGGTGTACGATTATATTATGCTGACTGATTTCGATCCCCGTAACAGACCTTTGGGAGAAACCCCAAAACTGGTTTATGAGGGACTCATCAGGGGTGGATTCAGCAAAGAAAATATTGAAATAATTCAAGACCCTGAAAAAGCAGTGGATTATATTTTTTCAAAGGTAAAAAAGGGTGACCTGCTCGTCATTCAGCCTGATGAACTCGAACCTGTCATGGGTCAAATAATGGAAAGATACCGACAGACGA
- a CDS encoding RelA/SpoT domain-containing protein, producing the protein MRKRQKDAILISFFKEKEKYEKLAEYIVSLIGDDPSAPKESLHTIKYRIKDKIRLIEKIDEENKKPENKAAAITQKNFQKKIEDLLGIRLICLRLSDIDRVKTYLELLADEKILRFIREPDHKRSFILPVDPGKTIPEGLDLRYSGYSSIHYQVELGENSGADDELKGLQVEFQLRTILEEAWGEIDHKYRYVFSRRGDDLPDYIHTGFYSLSAYLQAAALQAEHICRQAEAHRLAKTRKVKSKVVQVPVQETITPAFPVLLKKTFGFKPTVRTLTYLEKRFMESGYTGLPQDIFKKIFTNERLLEFKAIFIEVVNHEPFENNSKKNIDVINAVNFILSIETQGKRVAKEGLKSVLIRKKKRSRW; encoded by the coding sequence ATGAGAAAACGTCAGAAAGACGCTATTTTAATTTCATTTTTCAAAGAAAAAGAAAAATATGAAAAACTGGCCGAGTATATTGTTTCTCTGATCGGAGATGATCCTTCAGCACCGAAAGAAAGCCTTCATACAATTAAATACCGCATAAAAGATAAAATTCGACTCATAGAGAAAATAGATGAAGAGAACAAAAAACCTGAGAATAAGGCAGCAGCTATCACACAAAAAAATTTTCAGAAAAAAATCGAAGACCTGCTGGGTATCAGACTGATCTGTCTTCGACTTTCAGATATCGACAGAGTCAAAACGTATCTTGAACTATTGGCGGATGAAAAAATATTGAGATTCATCCGGGAACCGGATCATAAAAGATCATTCATACTTCCAGTTGATCCCGGAAAGACAATTCCCGAGGGTCTTGATCTTCGATACAGTGGATACTCATCCATTCATTATCAAGTCGAACTGGGAGAGAATTCAGGTGCTGACGATGAATTGAAAGGGCTTCAGGTTGAGTTTCAATTGAGGACTATTCTTGAGGAGGCCTGGGGTGAAATTGATCATAAATACAGATATGTGTTCAGTCGAAGGGGAGATGACCTTCCTGACTATATACACACGGGCTTTTATAGCTTGAGCGCTTACCTTCAGGCTGCTGCCCTTCAAGCAGAGCATATATGCCGCCAAGCAGAGGCGCATAGGTTAGCAAAAACCCGAAAAGTTAAAAGCAAGGTTGTCCAAGTGCCTGTTCAGGAAACCATAACCCCTGCATTTCCAGTTTTGCTGAAAAAGACTTTTGGCTTTAAACCTACGGTCAGAACGCTCACATATTTAGAAAAACGTTTCATGGAGTCAGGATACACAGGACTGCCTCAAGATATTTTTAAGAAGATTTTTACAAACGAAAGACTGTTGGAATTTAAAGCTATTTTTATTGAAGTTGTGAATCATGAACCTTTTGAGAATAACAGCAAGAAAAATATTGATGTGATAAATGCCGTAAATTTTATACTATCCATTGAAACTCAAGGCAAACGGGTTGCAAAAGAAGGGCTGAAATCAGTCTTGATAAGGAAGAAAAAGCGATCAAGGTGGTAG
- a CDS encoding GerMN domain-containing protein, giving the protein MKSRQKRFILFVFLTGFLLSGVCVAQNGMEVDEDGILAYEDLFEGFVYYADQQKTGLKSVNIRFSSTLDSHQLGREIIKALIAGPSLPLLEPTWPRDAKINSFFITDDGKAYVDLYLEKEMIENMDTGSELLAIYSLVNSLTLNIPKIKMVKILIQGKDALTLAGHIDLEFFYQTNMMIVK; this is encoded by the coding sequence ATGAAATCCAGGCAAAAAAGATTTATTTTATTTGTTTTTCTGACCGGTTTTTTGCTGTCAGGTGTGTGTGTTGCACAAAACGGCATGGAAGTGGATGAGGATGGGATTTTGGCTTATGAAGATCTTTTTGAGGGCTTTGTTTATTATGCAGACCAGCAGAAAACCGGCTTGAAATCAGTAAACATAAGATTTTCTTCAACACTGGATTCGCACCAGCTGGGCCGGGAAATCATAAAAGCCCTGATTGCAGGTCCTTCACTGCCTTTGCTTGAGCCAACCTGGCCAAGAGATGCAAAAATAAATTCTTTTTTTATTACAGATGACGGAAAAGCATATGTTGATCTGTACCTGGAAAAGGAAATGATTGAAAATATGGATACCGGGTCAGAGTTGCTGGCCATATATTCACTGGTGAATTCCCTGACCTTGAATATTCCAAAAATAAAAATGGTTAAAATACTGATTCAGGGTAAGGATGCCTTGACCCTTGCCGGTCACATCGACCTTGAATTTTTTTATCAAACAAATATGATGATTGTGAAATGA
- a CDS encoding isoaspartyl peptidase/L-asparaginase, protein MSIFQRAILTHGGAGSDPQNFDGPKTAAKIGMNLMANGQTALNAVVQAVRYLEDDPRFNAGIGSQIRADNTTIQLDASCMTSIGKFGAVACVEGIQNPVDLALGVLMHSPHFLIVGDGAKAFADENNIPMIPMGDMDRSISLPSSCDTVGAIAFDGTIFAAALSSGGLEKAAIGRVGDVPLPGCGLFCGPSGAVACTGDGESIALKILAKEVYGWLENNISPKKAALKAMGLFDDRVDIGLIILTQTQFALNSRNGMACSHLMEIR, encoded by the coding sequence GTGTCAATTTTTCAACGGGCCATTTTAACCCATGGCGGTGCAGGTTCGGACCCACAAAATTTCGATGGTCCCAAGACTGCTGCAAAAATAGGAATGAATTTAATGGCAAATGGACAAACAGCTTTAAATGCAGTGGTTCAAGCGGTGAGATATTTAGAGGATGATCCACGGTTTAATGCCGGAATCGGTTCTCAAATCCGGGCCGATAACACCACAATTCAGTTGGATGCGTCATGTATGACAAGTATCGGCAAATTTGGGGCGGTTGCCTGTGTCGAAGGCATTCAAAACCCTGTTGATTTAGCCCTGGGGGTATTGATGCATTCCCCGCATTTTCTCATTGTTGGTGATGGCGCGAAAGCCTTTGCAGATGAAAACAATATTCCCATGATACCGATGGGGGATATGGATCGTAGCATTTCACTGCCTTCTTCCTGTGATACGGTGGGTGCTATTGCCTTTGATGGGACAATATTTGCTGCCGCCTTAAGTTCAGGAGGTTTGGAAAAAGCAGCTATCGGACGTGTTGGTGACGTGCCTTTGCCTGGATGCGGTCTTTTTTGCGGTCCATCAGGTGCTGTCGCCTGTACCGGAGATGGTGAATCCATAGCACTTAAAATCCTGGCAAAGGAAGTATACGGCTGGCTGGAAAATAATATTAGCCCCAAAAAAGCGGCACTAAAAGCCATGGGACTGTTTGATGACCGGGTTGATATCGGACTGATCATCTTAACCCAGACTCAATTCGCATTAAATTCCCGAAATGGCATGGCATGCTCTCATCTTATGGAGATCAGATAA
- the purD gene encoding phosphoribosylamine--glycine ligase — translation MKILVVGGGGREHTLVWKISKSPMVEKIYCAPGNAGTQTLAQSVPINADDIDALAAFALENEIDLTVVGPEGPLVKGIADVFQEKGLNVFGPSKAAARLEGSKVFSKQHMQKYNIPCAAGKAFTDAGKAKTYAKALGAPCVVKADGLAAGKGVIICSTLDQANEAIDAMINENAFGEAGAVVVVEECLKGEEASFIALTDGKTVLPLPESQDHKRIFDNDEGPNTGGMGAYSPAPVLDHMLRQKAMNEVMIPAVQGMAKEGTPFKGVLYAGLMVDKDQIKVLEFNTRLGDPETQPILMRLKNDLVPLMEACCDGTLHQHSTQIDPRAAMCVVVSSGGYPGSYETGEEILGLDEAGQVQDTVVFHAGTALKEGKVVTAGGRVLGVTSLGQTVKRAIEKAYEACEKISFNNHFYRKDIGAKALQRLSIPPQVGVIMGSDSDFPVMEKALSILKKFDIPYTVTVASAHRTPDRATEFASEAKRKGIKVIICGAGHAAHLAGVIAAHTTLPVLGVPIDSSALQGMDSLLATVQMPPGIPVSTMAIGKPGAYNAGIFAAQILAVSNPLLAEKLSAFKQEMADKVNKKAQSFA, via the coding sequence ATGAAGATTCTAGTGGTTGGTGGTGGTGGCCGTGAACATACGCTGGTATGGAAAATATCAAAAAGCCCGATGGTGGAAAAAATATATTGCGCCCCGGGAAACGCTGGCACCCAAACGCTTGCACAATCTGTCCCCATCAATGCCGACGATATTGACGCATTGGCTGCTTTTGCCCTGGAAAATGAAATTGATCTGACAGTAGTAGGCCCGGAAGGCCCCCTGGTAAAAGGCATTGCAGATGTTTTCCAGGAAAAGGGGTTAAACGTGTTCGGTCCCAGCAAAGCTGCTGCAAGACTTGAAGGCAGCAAAGTCTTTTCCAAACAGCACATGCAAAAGTACAATATCCCCTGTGCCGCAGGAAAGGCATTCACTGATGCCGGCAAAGCCAAAACCTATGCCAAAGCCCTTGGGGCACCATGCGTGGTTAAAGCAGACGGCCTTGCAGCAGGAAAAGGCGTGATCATCTGTTCCACCCTTGATCAGGCCAATGAGGCCATTGATGCCATGATCAATGAAAACGCATTTGGAGAGGCCGGTGCTGTTGTGGTTGTAGAAGAATGCCTCAAAGGGGAAGAAGCCTCTTTTATTGCATTAACAGACGGAAAAACCGTTTTGCCATTGCCAGAATCACAGGATCACAAAAGAATTTTTGACAATGATGAAGGCCCCAATACAGGCGGCATGGGCGCATACTCCCCTGCACCGGTTCTGGATCACATGCTTCGCCAGAAAGCCATGAACGAGGTTATGATCCCGGCTGTTCAAGGCATGGCAAAAGAAGGCACACCTTTTAAAGGAGTCCTTTATGCAGGCCTTATGGTGGATAAAGACCAGATAAAAGTCCTTGAGTTTAACACAAGACTGGGGGACCCTGAAACACAGCCCATTCTCATGAGACTTAAAAATGACCTTGTACCATTGATGGAAGCCTGTTGTGACGGAACCCTGCACCAGCACTCCACCCAAATAGACCCGAGAGCTGCCATGTGTGTTGTAGTTTCTTCAGGCGGTTATCCCGGCTCCTATGAAACAGGAGAAGAGATCTTAGGTCTTGATGAAGCCGGCCAGGTTCAAGATACGGTTGTCTTTCATGCAGGCACTGCACTAAAAGAAGGAAAAGTCGTGACGGCAGGCGGCAGAGTCCTTGGGGTAACCTCCCTGGGCCAAACCGTCAAAAGAGCCATTGAAAAGGCATATGAAGCGTGTGAAAAGATTTCTTTTAACAATCATTTTTACAGAAAAGATATCGGGGCAAAGGCTTTACAACGGCTGTCCATACCTCCCCAAGTGGGAGTGATCATGGGAAGCGACTCTGATTTCCCGGTCATGGAAAAGGCATTGTCCATACTGAAAAAATTTGATATCCCCTACACTGTCACAGTGGCTTCCGCCCATCGTACCCCTGACAGGGCAACCGAATTTGCAAGTGAAGCAAAAAGAAAAGGGATTAAAGTTATCATCTGCGGAGCAGGTCACGCCGCCCACCTTGCAGGTGTTATTGCAGCCCATACAACACTGCCTGTTTTGGGTGTTCCCATAGACTCATCCGCACTCCAGGGAATGGATTCCCTTCTGGCAACCGTACAGATGCCTCCGGGAATTCCGGTATCCACCATGGCCATTGGAAAACCAGGGGCATATAATGCCGGTATTTTTGCCGCCCAGATCCTTGCGGTCTCAAATCCCCTGCTTGCGGAAAAACTTTCAGCCTTTAAACAGGAAATGGCTGACAAGGTCAATAAAAAGGCGCAGTCGTTTGCATGA
- a CDS encoding cyanophycinase, which translates to MALNPFFLGRLIAIGGNEDKANELVVLKRVVREIGKTDYKVGVITTASEDPEQRGKEYHTVFTKLGASSIEILNITQRTQANDKKLVKSLENTDLIFITGGDQLRLTTILGGSQVLAAVQSRLEAGALIAGTSAGATVFSDTMIYEGKSEDGLFKGSVLTTSGFGFVEKIIFDTHFMARGRIGRLMQIITTNPTCIGVGIGEDSAVVLKGDGVAEAVGTGQVIIVDGRDIGHSNIMDIKPGEPIAVENVRIHSLVNGYGYDFKKRQFLTSTIK; encoded by the coding sequence ATGGCATTGAATCCTTTTTTTTTAGGACGTCTGATTGCAATTGGCGGGAATGAAGATAAAGCAAATGAATTGGTCGTCCTCAAAAGGGTTGTACGGGAAATTGGAAAAACCGATTATAAAGTTGGCGTTATCACTACGGCAAGTGAAGATCCCGAGCAACGGGGCAAAGAGTATCATACGGTATTTACCAAGCTCGGCGCTTCCAGCATTGAAATATTGAACATAACACAAAGAACCCAGGCAAACGATAAAAAATTGGTCAAAAGTCTTGAAAATACCGATTTGATTTTTATTACAGGTGGCGACCAATTAAGACTGACAACGATATTGGGAGGATCACAAGTCCTTGCCGCCGTTCAAAGCCGGCTTGAAGCAGGGGCTCTTATCGCTGGAACCAGCGCAGGGGCAACCGTGTTTTCAGATACCATGATCTATGAAGGAAAAAGTGAGGACGGTTTATTCAAAGGCAGCGTCCTCACCACATCAGGATTTGGTTTTGTTGAAAAAATTATTTTTGACACCCATTTTATGGCAAGAGGTCGTATTGGACGCCTGATGCAGATTATTACAACCAATCCAACCTGTATAGGGGTCGGTATCGGAGAAGATTCAGCAGTGGTTCTCAAAGGGGACGGAGTTGCCGAGGCGGTGGGTACAGGACAGGTCATTATCGTGGACGGCAGAGATATCGGGCATTCAAACATTATGGATATTAAGCCGGGTGAGCCCATTGCCGTTGAGAATGTTAGAATTCATTCGTTAGTGAACGGATATGGGTATGATTTCAAGAAACGACAATTTTTAACTTCCACAATAAAATAG
- a CDS encoding L-threonylcarbamoyladenylate synthase, translated as MHDANKIIAVDPINPEPENIIKAGKILRNNGVVIFPAKCLYGIAARALDEKAVKKVFDLKQRPLNNPILVLIPYRAMLKDLVKSISKPAEKLMDTFWPGNMTLVFEAKNNIPTLLTADTGKIGVRLPVHPVARALVELMGVPLTGTSANLSGQAGCSRTDRLDTAVIDQADLVLDAGILKGGTGSTIVDVTGSNIHILREGEVTADQIKKILTN; from the coding sequence TTGCATGATGCAAATAAAATAATTGCTGTTGATCCGATAAATCCGGAACCCGAAAACATTATCAAAGCCGGGAAAATACTCCGGAACAATGGAGTCGTCATTTTCCCGGCCAAATGTCTTTATGGAATTGCAGCCAGGGCTTTGGATGAAAAAGCCGTAAAAAAAGTTTTTGACTTAAAACAGCGGCCGTTGAACAACCCTATTCTTGTCCTTATCCCTTACAGGGCAATGCTTAAGGATCTGGTCAAATCCATCTCAAAACCGGCTGAAAAACTTATGGACACATTCTGGCCCGGAAATATGACCCTTGTGTTTGAAGCCAAAAATAATATTCCAACTCTATTAACTGCCGACACAGGCAAGATAGGAGTGAGACTCCCCGTGCATCCGGTTGCCCGGGCCCTTGTTGAATTAATGGGCGTTCCCCTTACCGGCACCAGCGCAAATCTGTCCGGGCAGGCAGGCTGCAGCCGGACCGACCGGCTGGATACTGCTGTGATTGACCAGGCGGATCTGGTATTGGATGCCGGCATTCTAAAGGGAGGAACCGGATCAACCATTGTAGATGTTACCGGTTCAAATATTCATATTCTCCGGGAAGGAGAAGTTACGGCTGACCAGATCAAAAAAATCCTGACAAATTGA
- a CDS encoding DnaJ family domain-containing protein: MIPGFEAIVEERIKKAQKEGAFDNLEGKNKPLKFEDQHVPEEFRLAHKILKNAGFLPPEVEIKKKITQTEQLLEAAQIDSPERMKIQKKLNYLLTKLNTTRGDRQCSPILTDAYRENLIKKIS, encoded by the coding sequence ATGATTCCGGGATTTGAAGCAATTGTTGAAGAAAGAATAAAAAAAGCCCAGAAAGAAGGTGCGTTTGACAATCTGGAAGGCAAAAACAAACCATTGAAGTTTGAGGATCAGCATGTTCCGGAGGAGTTTCGTCTTGCTCACAAAATACTTAAAAATGCAGGGTTTCTTCCCCCTGAAGTTGAAATTAAAAAAAAGATTACACAGACTGAACAATTGCTTGAAGCAGCACAGATTGATTCCCCGGAAAGGATGAAAATCCAAAAAAAACTCAACTACCTTTTAACAAAACTAAACACCACAAGGGGAGACAGACAATGCTCTCCAATTCTGACCGATGCATATAGGGAGAATTTAATTAAAAAGATATCATGA
- a CDS encoding D-alanine--D-alanine ligase family protein, whose amino-acid sequence MEKIRLALLSGGVSSERQVSLSSGKQVLNALDKSRYDITLYDPKTDLKQLVIDAEQIDAALIILHGPFGEDGTVQGLLDLLDIPYQGAGVLGSAMAMNKLVAKRLYEGAKVPTPSYLSFSLTDKINFSAIVEAMDLPLVVKPACAGSSVGMSLVKQAKDLESAVALGFAHDDCIIIEKYVKGIELTCGVLGNDTLEALPVIEIVPGKNHEFFDYTAKYTAGETKEICPARIDETTRKKVQELAVKAHKALFLKGYSRTDMILHNTELLVLETNTIPGMTATSLYPQSAQVAGYTFTELLDRLIQLSIKEHTKQNLRRST is encoded by the coding sequence ATGGAAAAAATCAGGTTGGCGCTTTTATCCGGTGGTGTGTCTTCAGAAAGACAGGTTTCCCTTAGCAGCGGCAAACAAGTATTGAATGCCCTTGACAAGAGCCGGTATGATATCACCTTGTATGATCCCAAAACCGATTTAAAACAGCTTGTTATTGATGCGGAACAAATCGATGCCGCCCTGATCATCCTGCACGGCCCCTTTGGTGAAGATGGAACTGTTCAAGGACTTTTAGACCTGCTTGACATTCCTTATCAAGGTGCCGGGGTGTTAGGCAGTGCAATGGCCATGAACAAGCTTGTGGCCAAAAGACTTTATGAAGGGGCAAAGGTTCCCACCCCCTCATATCTGTCTTTTTCACTGACTGACAAAATCAACTTTTCAGCCATTGTGGAAGCCATGGACCTGCCGCTGGTAGTAAAACCGGCCTGTGCCGGGTCAAGCGTGGGAATGAGCCTTGTCAAACAGGCTAAAGACCTGGAATCAGCAGTTGCTTTGGGATTTGCCCATGACGACTGCATCATCATAGAAAAATATGTCAAAGGTATTGAACTGACCTGTGGTGTTCTGGGCAATGACACACTTGAAGCGTTGCCGGTCATTGAAATCGTTCCTGGAAAAAATCATGAATTTTTCGATTACACAGCAAAATATACCGCCGGAGAAACCAAAGAAATCTGCCCGGCCCGCATTGATGAAACAACAAGAAAAAAAGTCCAGGAACTTGCCGTCAAAGCGCACAAGGCGCTTTTTCTGAAAGGATATTCCAGGACGGACATGATCCTTCACAACACTGAATTATTGGTTCTTGAAACCAATACAATTCCGGGAATGACCGCAACCAGCCTTTATCCCCAGTCTGCACAGGTTGCAGGATACACGTTTACAGAACTCTTAGACAGACTCATTCAACTTTCAATTAAAGAACATACAAAACAAAATCTAAGGAGATCAACATGA